The DNA region TTGAACTTCTTCTTGCCCATCTTGCGCAACAGGTTGCGCATGTTCATGGTGACGTCGCCGAAGTCGATCTTCACCGGGCACGGCGTCACGCATTTGTGACAGACGGTGCAGTGATCCGCGACGTCGTTGAACTCGTCCCAGTGCTTGATCGACACGCCGCGGCGGGTCTGCTCCTCGTACAGGAACGCCTCCACCAGCAGCGAGGTGGCGAGAATCTTGTTGCGCGGGCTGTACAGCAGGTTTGCGCGCGGCACGTGGGTCGCGCACACCGGCTTGCACTTGCCGCAACGCAAACAGTCCTTGATCGACTCGGAAATCGCGCCGATGTCAGACTGCTGCATGATCAGCGATTCATAGCCCATCAGGCCGAACGACGGCGTGTAGGCGTTACGCAGGTCAGCGCCTTCGAGCAGCTTGCCCGCATTGAAGCGGCCATGCGGATCTACGCGCTGCTTGTACTGGCGGAACTCGCTGATCTCGTCTTCCGTCAGGAATTCGAGCTTGGTGATGCCGATGCCGTGCTCGCCGGAAATCACGCCGTCGAGCGAACGCGCCAGCTTCATGATGCGCGCGACTGCCGTGTGGGCGTCCTGCAGCATCTCGTAGTTGTCGGAGTTGACCGGCAGGTTCGTGTGAACGTTGCCGTCGCCCGCGTGCATGTGCAACGCGACGAACACGCGGCCGCGCAGCACCTGCTTGTGGATCGCCTGAGCTTCCTCGAGGATCGGCTTGAACTCGCCGCCGTTGAAGATCTGCCGCAACTCGGCGCGAATTTCCTGCTTCCACGACACGCGGATCGTGCGGTCCTGCGTGACATGGAACACGGTGGCATCGGGCTGCGCGTCCGCGCGGTCGGCGAACTTCTCCGCCAGCGCTTCGTAACCGAGACCGACCAGATAGTGCTGCGCTTCACGAAGCGACAGATCGAGCTTGTCGCGCAGGAACTCCCAACGCGTGCGCACGCGCTTGAGCAGATCGAGCGCCTGCTGCACGCGGTCTTCGAGCAGTTCGGCGCTCGGGATTTCGTTGGCGTCGTCGCTCTTGCCGAGCGGCAGCTTGCCGGCCTGGAAGAACGCTTCGAGCGCGTCGACCAGTTGCAGCTTGTTCTTGATCGACAGCTCGATGTTGATGCGTTCGATGCCGTCCGTGTACTCGCCCATGCGGTCGAGCGGAATCACCACGTCTTCGTTGATCTTGAACGCGTTGGTGTGCTTGGCGATTGCCGCCGTGCGGCTGCGGTCGAGCCAGAAACGCTTGCGCGCCTCGGCATTGACCGCGACGAAGCCTTCGCCGCTCTTGCCGTTGGCCATGCGCACGACTTCCGAGGTGGCTTGCGCGACCGCGTCCGCATCGTCGCCGACGATGTCGCCGATCAGCACCATCTTCGGAAACGCGTTGCGCTTGCTCTTGGTCGCGTAGCCGACCGCGCGCAGATAGCGTTCGTCCAGATGCTCGAGGCCCGCGAGAATCGCGCCGCCCTGCTTCGACGTCTCGAACAGATAATCCTTGATTTCGACGATGCTCGGAATCGCATCGCGCGCCTGACCGAAGAATTCGAGGCAGACGGTGCGCGTATGCGCGGGCATCTTGTGCAGCACCCAGCGCGCGGACGTGATCAGCCCGTCGCAGCCTTCTTTCTGCACGCCCGGCAGACCGGCGAGGAATTTATCCGTGACGTCCTTACCGAGACCTTCCTTGCGGAACACGCGGCCCTTGATGTCGAGTGCTTCCGTGCGCAGCAGCTTTTCGCCCGGCGCGTAGTTGCCGTCGAACCACCTGAGCTCGAAACGCGCGACTTCGATGTCGTGAATCTTGCCCATGTTATGGTCGAGGCGCGTGACTTCGAGCCAGTTCCCTTCCGGGTCGACCATGCGCCACCAGGCGAGGTTGTCGAGCGCCGTGCCCCACAGCACCGCCTTTTTGCCGCCCGCGTTCATCGCGACGTTGCCGCCCACGCAGGATGCATCCAGCGAGGTCGGATCGACGGCGAACACGAAGCCGGCCTGCTCGGCCGCCTCGGTCACACGGCGCGTCACCACGCCCGCGCCGGAGAAAATCGTCGCGACTTTACGATCGACGCCCGGCAATTCGGTCATTTCGACCGCGCCCAGCTGTTCGAGCTTTTCGGTATTGATGACGGCGGAGAACGGCGTGAGCGGCACCGCGCCGCCGGTATAGCCCGTGCCGCCTCCGCGCGGAATCACGGTCAGGCCGAGCTCGAAACACGCCTTGATCATGCCGGCGATCTCGGCTTCCGTATCCGGCGTCAGCACGACGAACGGGTATTCGACCCGCCAGTCGGTCGCGTCGGTGACGTGCGAGACACGGGACAGGCCGTCGAACTTGATATTGTCCTTTTCCGTGACCTTGCCCAACACCTTGGTCGCACGCTTGCGCAGATCGTAGGTCTTCTGGAATTCGCTCGCGAATTCGTCGACGGCGCGCCGCGCCGCCTGGACCAGCGTTTCGACGCGCGCGGCACGGTCCACGCCCGCTTCATCGCCGTGTTCGGTCAGATCGGCGCGGCGGCGCTTCTCGATCTCGCTCAAACGGTGGTGCAATGCTTCGATCAGCATTGCCCGGCGCTTCGGGTTGTCGAGCAGATCGTCCTGCAGATACGGATTGCGGCGCACCACCCAGATGTCGCCGAGCACCTCGTACAGCATGCGCGCCGAACGGCCGGTGCGGCGTTCCGCGCGCAGTTCGGCAAGCGCGGCCCAGGCGGCGTCGCCTAGCAGGCGGATAACGATTTCACGGTCGGAGAACGACGTGTAGTTATAGGGAATTTCGCGCAGACGCGCTTCGGGATCGGCGGCCACCGCAGCGGCGGCCCCGTGCGGATCGAAAACTTGAGGTGCGTTCATGTTGGACGACTCGGTGGGTCAACCCGGCGCGCTCATCGGTGAGGCGCC from Paraburkholderia aromaticivorans includes:
- a CDS encoding DUF3683 domain-containing protein — protein: MNAPQVFDPHGAAAAVAADPEARLREIPYNYTSFSDREIVIRLLGDAAWAALAELRAERRTGRSARMLYEVLGDIWVVRRNPYLQDDLLDNPKRRAMLIEALHHRLSEIEKRRRADLTEHGDEAGVDRAARVETLVQAARRAVDEFASEFQKTYDLRKRATKVLGKVTEKDNIKFDGLSRVSHVTDATDWRVEYPFVVLTPDTEAEIAGMIKACFELGLTVIPRGGGTGYTGGAVPLTPFSAVINTEKLEQLGAVEMTELPGVDRKVATIFSGAGVVTRRVTEAAEQAGFVFAVDPTSLDASCVGGNVAMNAGGKKAVLWGTALDNLAWWRMVDPEGNWLEVTRLDHNMGKIHDIEVARFELRWFDGNYAPGEKLLRTEALDIKGRVFRKEGLGKDVTDKFLAGLPGVQKEGCDGLITSARWVLHKMPAHTRTVCLEFFGQARDAIPSIVEIKDYLFETSKQGGAILAGLEHLDERYLRAVGYATKSKRNAFPKMVLIGDIVGDDADAVAQATSEVVRMANGKSGEGFVAVNAEARKRFWLDRSRTAAIAKHTNAFKINEDVVIPLDRMGEYTDGIERINIELSIKNKLQLVDALEAFFQAGKLPLGKSDDANEIPSAELLEDRVQQALDLLKRVRTRWEFLRDKLDLSLREAQHYLVGLGYEALAEKFADRADAQPDATVFHVTQDRTIRVSWKQEIRAELRQIFNGGEFKPILEEAQAIHKQVLRGRVFVALHMHAGDGNVHTNLPVNSDNYEMLQDAHTAVARIMKLARSLDGVISGEHGIGITKLEFLTEDEISEFRQYKQRVDPHGRFNAGKLLEGADLRNAYTPSFGLMGYESLIMQQSDIGAISESIKDCLRCGKCKPVCATHVPRANLLYSPRNKILATSLLVEAFLYEEQTRRGVSIKHWDEFNDVADHCTVCHKCVTPCPVKIDFGDVTMNMRNLLRKMGKKKFNAGNAAGMFFLNATNPQTINLARTAMMGVGYKAQRLGNEVLKRFTKKQTAHPPATVGKPPVTQQVIHFMNKKMPGNLPKKTARALLDIEDNKIVPIIRNPKTTTADTEAVFYFPGCGSERLFSQVGLATQAMLWEAGVQTVLPPGYLCCGYPQRGSGQFDKAEQIVTDNRVLFHRVANTLNYLDIKTVVVSCGTCYDQLAGYEFEKIFPGCRIIDIHEFLLEKGMKLDGVNGVRYMYHDPCHTPIKTMDPVKLVNQLMGSEKDGYQIEKNDRCCGESGTLAVTRPDISTQVRFRKEEEIRKGAAKLRGIPLVAEAGANGINPANASAGSAGAPDGSVLKAGDGPQPKGATDVKILTSCPSCLQGLSRYNEDAGIEADYIVVEMARHVLGEDWMVDYVQRANNGGIERVLV